In Dermatophilus congolensis, a genomic segment contains:
- a CDS encoding ubiquitin-like protein Pup has product MAGQKRVSDGYEEDDVCVEQVAESGRAAGVHADLDAVLDDIDAVLETHAEEFVANFVQKGGQ; this is encoded by the coding sequence ATGGCGGGGCAAAAACGTGTTTCCGATGGTTATGAAGAAGATGATGTGTGTGTTGAGCAGGTAGCGGAGTCTGGTCGGGCTGCTGGTGTGCATGCTGATCTTGATGCGGTTTTGGATGATATCGATGCTGTTCTGGAGACTCATGCTGAAGAGTTTGTTGCGAACTTTGTACAGAAGGGTGGACAGTGA